A stretch of DNA from Yoonia sp. G8-12:
TCTAGTTGTATAGAATATCGAAAAGTTGTCGAGATGAAAGATATCAGCGAAGACCATGCACCGCGCCAGCACTGGCTCGGCCTTATGGCCAAAGCCCCCGCGGGGCGCGTAGCCACCCTGCTGGACGAGACCGTGACACGCCCTGCGTTCACATGGCTGCGTGCACCCGAGGTCGGCAGCACCATGGTGCGCGCCCGCGCTGGTGCCACAGGCGGCCCGTTCAATTTAGGCGAAGTCACCGTGACGCGCTGTGCGCTGACCCTTGCCACAGGAGAGGTCGGCCATGCCTATATCCAAGGGCGCAGTAAGGTCGATGCAGAGGCGGTGGCACTGATAGACGCCCTGATGCAAACGACGGAAGCACAGACGTTGCAGGCCTCGGTGTTGGACGTGCTCGAGGCGGAACAGACCGCCAAGCGGGATGCGCGTGCCGCCAAAGCGGCCGCCACAAAGGTTGATTTCTTTACAATGGTAAGAGGAGAAGACTGATGCAGGCCCAGACCCTGAGCGGCGGATTTGCAGACCCGGCCATCGCCTCGGCGGCTGCGTTCCGTCAGGTGATGGAAGCAATGGCGCGCCCCGGCACGATCCACAAGGTCACTGGTGCCGCGCCGCCAGCGCCCCTTTCTCCAGCGACGGGAGCCGTATTGCTAACCTTGTGTGACCCTGACACCCCTGTGCATCTGGCGGGGGCGCTGGATTGCGATGCGGTGCGAGCCTGGATCGCTTTTCACACGGGCGCGCCGGTCGCTGGGCCGTCTCATTGCATGTTTGCAGTGGGGGGCTGGGACGATCTGAGGCCGCTCAGCGCTTATCAAATCGGAACACCCCAATACCCGGACCGGTCCGCCACGCTGATCGTTCAGGCCGAACGGTTAGAACCAAATGGCGCGGTTCTGTCTGGGCCAGGTATCAAAGAAACGCACGCCTTGTCGTTGCCTGAAATTGAGGCGTTTCAGCAGAATGCAGGACATTTCCCTCTTGGTCTTGATTTCATCTTCACGTGCGGCGACCGCGTGGCGGCTTTGCCACGCACCACAATCGTCACGCAGAAAGGAGACGTCTGATGTACGTCGCTGTCAAAGGCGGGGAGCGCGCGATCGAGAACGCGCACGCCTGGCTTGCCGAAGAGCGCCGAGGCGATACGTCCATTGCTGAGCTGAGCGTCGGGCAAATCCGCGAACAGTTGGCATTGGCCGTCAACCGCGTCATGGCCGAAGGGTCGCTTTATGATCCTGACCTTGCCGCGCTGGCAATCAAACAGGCGCGCGGCGATCTGATTGAGGCGATTTTTCTGATCCGTGCGTATCGCACCACGCTGCCCCGTTTTGGCGCATCCTTGCCCGTCGACACGGGCAAAATGGCCTGCGACCGGCGTATCTCGGCAACGTTCAAAGACCTTCCCGGCGGGCAAATTCTGGGACCAACGTTTGATTACACGCACCGTCTGCTGGACTTCAAACTCGCTGCCGACGGAGAGGTGCCTGAGGCCGCGACGCGCGCCGCGATCGTGGGCGACGTCCCCCATGTGACCGAATTCCTCAACCACGAAGGGTTGATCGAAGAGGCCGTTCATGATGACACACCACCGTCTGACCTAACCCGCGAGCCGCTTGAAATGCCAGCAGAGCGCGCGCTGCGTCTGCAGGCACTGACCCGCGCGGACGAAGGGTTCACGCTTGGCATGGCCTATTCCACCCAACGCGGCTATGCGCGCAATCATGCCTTTGTAGGTGAATTGCGCATCGGTGCCGTACCTGTCGAAATGGACATCCCCGAGCTTGGGTTCAGCATTGAGATTGGCGAGGTCACGCTGACCGAATGCGAAACCGTCAACCAGTTCACAGGTTCAAAATCGGAACCGCCGCAGTTCACACGTGGTTACGGGTTGGTCTTC
This window harbors:
- the phnG gene encoding phosphonate C-P lyase system protein PhnG, whose amino-acid sequence is MKDISEDHAPRQHWLGLMAKAPAGRVATLLDETVTRPAFTWLRAPEVGSTMVRARAGATGGPFNLGEVTVTRCALTLATGEVGHAYIQGRSKVDAEAVALIDALMQTTEAQTLQASVLDVLEAEQTAKRDARAAKAAATKVDFFTMVRGED
- the phnH gene encoding phosphonate C-P lyase system protein PhnH codes for the protein MQAQTLSGGFADPAIASAAAFRQVMEAMARPGTIHKVTGAAPPAPLSPATGAVLLTLCDPDTPVHLAGALDCDAVRAWIAFHTGAPVAGPSHCMFAVGGWDDLRPLSAYQIGTPQYPDRSATLIVQAERLEPNGAVLSGPGIKETHALSLPEIEAFQQNAGHFPLGLDFIFTCGDRVAALPRTTIVTQKGDV
- a CDS encoding carbon-phosphorus lyase complex subunit PhnI, which codes for MYVAVKGGERAIENAHAWLAEERRGDTSIAELSVGQIREQLALAVNRVMAEGSLYDPDLAALAIKQARGDLIEAIFLIRAYRTTLPRFGASLPVDTGKMACDRRISATFKDLPGGQILGPTFDYTHRLLDFKLAADGEVPEAATRAAIVGDVPHVTEFLNHEGLIEEAVHDDTPPSDLTREPLEMPAERALRLQALTRADEGFTLGMAYSTQRGYARNHAFVGELRIGAVPVEMDIPELGFSIEIGEVTLTECETVNQFTGSKSEPPQFTRGYGLVFGQTERKAISMALVDRALRWEELGEEDEGAPAQDAEFVLYHADNIQATGFLEHIKLPHYVDFQAELELVRKLRQEAGANSVPEAAE